From Passer domesticus isolate bPasDom1 chromosome 8, bPasDom1.hap1, whole genome shotgun sequence, a single genomic window includes:
- the LOC135305675 gene encoding probable inactive protein kinase DDB_G0270444 yields MLPFLLRMAVPDREEEMEVDAKIDTEEEMEIDGEDPGEEEMDVDVEEEEEMDVYVDEEEEMDVDMEESIEDMDID; encoded by the exons atgctcccatttctCCTGAGGatg gctgtcccagacagagaggaggagatggaggtagatgCAAAGATTGATacggaggaggagatggaaatagatggagaagaccctggagaggaagagatggatgtggatgtggaggaggaagaagagatggacgtgtatgtggatgaggaagaagagatggatgtggatatggaagagtccattgaggacatggatattgattaa